One region of Oxalobacteraceae bacterium OTU3CAMAD1 genomic DNA includes:
- a CDS encoding TIGR03087 family PEP-CTERM/XrtA system glycosyltransferase, with product MEKLLLLVHRIPYPPNKGDKIRSYHLLRHLRARYQVYLGTFVDDADDWKHVAHLQEMCAGSHFSALHPLRARLRSLAALAGGRALSCDYYRNDGMRRWVDETVKREGITRIVCYSSPMAQYADAHPSARRVMDFVDVDSDKWRQYADGKRWPMRQVYRREARLLLDYEREVARASDAALFVSAPEAALFRTLAPESAASIGYYSNGVDTEFFSPANAGASPYPPGARVLAFTGAMDYWPNIDAVSWFAREVLPVIRAAAPDVLFCIVGSRPAPAVQRLAELPGVLVTGTVPDVRAYVAHAALCVAPMRIARGIQNKVLEAMAMARPVLVSPQALEGIDAVPGRELLLADDAGGHARAALAYLNAPDPAIGAAARAKVEQLYGWESNLAPVSALLEQRPAQPWPRSA from the coding sequence GTGGAAAAACTGCTGCTCCTGGTGCACCGCATTCCGTATCCGCCCAATAAAGGCGACAAGATACGGTCGTACCATTTGCTGCGGCACCTGCGCGCCCGCTACCAGGTCTATCTGGGCACGTTTGTCGACGACGCCGACGACTGGAAGCATGTCGCGCATCTGCAAGAAATGTGCGCCGGCAGCCATTTTTCCGCGCTGCACCCTCTGCGGGCACGCTTGCGCAGCCTGGCGGCGCTGGCTGGCGGGCGGGCGCTGTCGTGCGACTATTACCGCAACGACGGCATGCGGCGCTGGGTCGACGAGACCGTGAAGCGCGAAGGCATCACCCGCATCGTCTGCTACTCCTCGCCGATGGCGCAGTACGCCGACGCGCATCCGTCGGCCCGGCGGGTGATGGATTTCGTCGATGTCGATTCCGACAAATGGCGCCAGTACGCCGACGGCAAGCGCTGGCCGATGCGCCAGGTCTACCGGCGCGAGGCGCGCCTGCTGCTCGACTACGAGCGCGAGGTGGCGCGCGCCAGCGATGCGGCCTTGTTCGTGTCCGCGCCCGAGGCGGCGTTGTTCCGCACGCTTGCGCCGGAAAGCGCCGCCAGCATTGGTTACTACAGCAACGGTGTCGATACCGAATTCTTTTCCCCGGCGAATGCTGGCGCCTCGCCATATCCGCCGGGCGCCCGCGTGCTCGCCTTCACCGGCGCCATGGATTACTGGCCCAACATCGACGCCGTCAGCTGGTTCGCGCGGGAGGTGTTGCCCGTCATCCGCGCCGCCGCGCCGGACGTGCTGTTTTGCATCGTCGGCTCGCGGCCGGCGCCGGCCGTGCAGCGCCTGGCCGAGCTGCCGGGCGTGCTGGTGACCGGCACCGTGCCCGACGTGCGCGCCTATGTGGCGCACGCGGCGCTGTGCGTGGCGCCGATGCGCATCGCGCGCGGCATCCAGAACAAGGTGCTGGAGGCGATGGCGATGGCGCGGCCGGTGCTGGTCTCGCCGCAGGCGCTGGAAGGTATAGACGCCGTACCCGGCCGCGAACTGCTGCTGGCCGACGACGCCGGCGGCCACGCCCGCGCGGCGCTCGCCTATCTGAACGCGCCCGATCCGGCCATCGGCGCGGCCGCGCGGGCCAAGGTCGAACAACTGTACGGCTGGGAAAGCAATCTGGCGCCCGTGTCCGCGTTGCTGGAACAGCGTCCGGCCCAGCCCTGGCCACGGAGCGCGTGA
- a CDS encoding FemAB family PEP-CTERM system-associated protein, which produces MSALAEHAHLAGAQAPAAGQLRLRLMEEQDSRRWDAYVDQCPAATFFHRAGWQRVLRQAFGHRTWFYYVERAGVIEGILPLGEVRSRVFGHWLGALPFCVYGGIAASSDEARAMLDQAAQALARELGVGHLEYRNIARSHPGDPGWIAKPLYVTFRKAIVADDEQNMNAIPRKQRAMVRKGIKFGLKGEVDQDVGRFYAAYARSVHRLGTPVFSRRYFALLKETFGDDCEVRVITHEGQLVAGVLSFFFRDQVLPYYGGGLDNARALAGNDFMYWNLMQASAARGMRLFDFGRSKLGTGAFDFKKNWGFEPEPLDYEVKLIKASAVPENNPLNPKYRLFIQMWQRLPLPMANLLGPHIVKNLG; this is translated from the coding sequence ATGAGCGCGCTGGCCGAACACGCGCACCTGGCCGGAGCGCAAGCACCGGCGGCCGGCCAATTGCGCCTGCGCCTGATGGAGGAGCAAGACAGCCGGCGCTGGGATGCCTACGTCGATCAATGTCCGGCGGCGACGTTCTTCCACCGCGCCGGATGGCAACGGGTGCTGCGCCAGGCGTTCGGCCACCGCACCTGGTTTTACTATGTTGAGCGTGCCGGCGTCATCGAAGGCATCTTGCCGCTGGGCGAGGTGCGTAGCCGCGTGTTCGGCCACTGGCTGGGCGCGTTGCCGTTTTGCGTCTACGGCGGCATTGCCGCCAGCTCCGACGAGGCGCGCGCCATGCTCGACCAGGCCGCGCAGGCGCTGGCGCGGGAGCTGGGCGTGGGCCACCTCGAGTACCGCAACATCGCGCGCAGCCATCCGGGCGATCCGGGCTGGATCGCCAAGCCCCTGTATGTGACGTTCCGCAAAGCCATCGTCGCCGACGACGAGCAAAATATGAACGCCATTCCTCGCAAGCAGCGCGCGATGGTCAGGAAGGGCATCAAATTCGGCCTGAAAGGCGAGGTCGACCAGGATGTCGGACGCTTTTACGCCGCCTACGCGCGCAGCGTGCACCGTCTGGGCACGCCAGTGTTTTCGCGTCGCTATTTCGCGCTGCTCAAGGAAACCTTCGGCGACGATTGCGAGGTGCGGGTCATCACCCATGAAGGCCAACTGGTGGCCGGCGTGCTCAGCTTCTTCTTCCGCGACCAGGTGCTGCCGTACTACGGCGGCGGATTGGACAACGCCCGCGCGCTGGCCGGCAACGACTTTATGTACTGGAATTTGATGCAGGCGTCGGCCGCGCGGGGCATGCGGCTGTTCGATTTCGGCCGTAGCAAGCTGGGCACCGGCGCCTTCGACTTCAAGAAGAACTGGGGCTTCGAGCCCGAGCCGCTGGACTACGAGGTCAAGCTGATCAAGGCGTCGGCGGTGCCGGAGAACAACCCGCTCAATCCCAAGTACCGCCTGTTCATCCAGATGTGGCAGCGATTGCCGCTGCCGATGGCGAACTTGCTGGGCCCTCACATTGTCAAGAACCTGGGCTGA
- a CDS encoding DUF3473 domain-containing protein, whose translation MKTVQPVRNAMTIDVEDYFQVSAFAPHIARDSWADRECRVEANVDRILGILDDGAVVATFFTLGWIAERYPKLVRRIVDGGHELASHGYGHLRASDQSHTAFLEDISSSKTILEDIGGQAVHGYRAPSFSIGPANLWALDALQEAGYRYSSSIYPIVHDHYGMPDAPRFAFYPNGDQGLLEVPITTVRLMKRNLPAGGGGYFRLMPYAMSRWMMRQVNQQDRQPAIFYFHPWELDPGQPRQQGLEWKTRFRHYVNLDRMDGRIRALTRDFAWDRMDRLFLGAA comes from the coding sequence ATGAAAACCGTCCAGCCGGTGCGCAACGCCATGACGATCGACGTCGAGGATTACTTCCAGGTGTCGGCGTTCGCGCCGCACATCGCCCGCGACAGCTGGGCCGACCGCGAATGCCGGGTCGAGGCCAACGTCGACCGCATCCTGGGTATCCTGGACGACGGCGCCGTCGTCGCCACGTTCTTCACCTTGGGCTGGATCGCCGAGCGCTACCCCAAGCTGGTGCGGCGCATCGTCGACGGCGGCCACGAGCTGGCCAGCCACGGCTACGGCCACCTGCGGGCGTCGGACCAGAGCCACACCGCCTTCCTGGAAGACATCAGTTCCAGTAAAACGATACTGGAAGACATCGGTGGCCAGGCCGTGCACGGCTACCGCGCGCCCAGCTTCTCCATCGGCCCGGCCAACCTGTGGGCGTTGGACGCGCTGCAAGAGGCCGGCTACCGCTACAGCTCCAGCATCTATCCAATTGTTCACGACCACTACGGCATGCCGGACGCGCCGCGCTTCGCCTTCTATCCGAACGGCGACCAGGGCCTGCTGGAAGTACCGATCACAACCGTGCGCCTGATGAAGCGCAACCTGCCGGCCGGCGGCGGCGGCTATTTCCGCCTGATGCCGTACGCGATGTCGCGCTGGATGATGCGCCAGGTGAACCAGCAGGACCGCCAACCGGCTATCTTCTATTTCCACCCGTGGGAGCTCGACCCCGGCCAGCCGCGCCAACAGGGTCTGGAGTGGAAGACGCGTTTCCGCCACTACGTCAACCTCGACCGCATGGACGGCCGCATCCGCGCCTTGACGCGCGACTTCGCCTGGGACCGCATGGACCGGCTGTTCCTGGGGGCGGCATGA
- the wecB gene encoding UDP-N-acetylglucosamine 2-epimerase (non-hydrolyzing), with amino-acid sequence MIHSDVETPARKFRILCVVGARPNFMKMAPIMTALEEPTAGFEARLLHTGQHYDVAMNHQIFSALGIRDPDINLEVGSGSHALQTAEVMRKFEPAMDEVAPDGVLVVGDVNSTLACALVANKRGIPVFHVEAGLRSGDRAMPEEINRILTDQLSDLLFTTESSGRDNLLREGIEEQRIHFTGNVMIDTLVANLPRALPAANIAAMAGRPGFADGEDGYAVLTLHRPSNVDRPEVLRSLLETALIVSRRTPVMFPLHPRTRAMIERAGLGDLLDQPGMLPLPPMGYLEMLGLMRGARVVLTDSGGMQEETTALGVPCLTLRNNTERPITVEQGTNTIVGQDAGRILAEYNKVLSGAGKTGRVPRYWDGQAARRIVQIMQRWLTEREGATQ; translated from the coding sequence ATGATCCACTCCGACGTAGAGACGCCCGCGCGTAAATTCCGCATCCTTTGCGTGGTCGGCGCCCGCCCCAACTTCATGAAGATGGCGCCCATCATGACCGCGCTGGAAGAGCCGACGGCCGGATTTGAGGCGCGCCTGCTGCACACCGGCCAGCACTACGACGTCGCCATGAACCACCAGATCTTCTCGGCGCTGGGCATCCGCGACCCGGACATCAACCTGGAGGTCGGCTCGGGCAGCCACGCCCTGCAGACCGCCGAGGTGATGCGCAAGTTCGAGCCGGCCATGGACGAGGTGGCGCCGGACGGCGTGCTGGTGGTGGGTGACGTCAATTCGACCTTGGCCTGCGCGCTGGTGGCCAACAAGCGCGGCATTCCGGTGTTCCATGTGGAGGCGGGCCTGCGCAGCGGCGACCGCGCCATGCCGGAAGAGATCAACCGCATCCTGACCGACCAGCTGTCCGACCTGCTGTTCACCACCGAATCGAGCGGACGCGACAACCTGCTGCGCGAGGGCATCGAGGAACAGCGCATCCATTTCACCGGCAACGTCATGATCGACACGCTGGTCGCCAACCTGCCGCGCGCGCTGCCGGCCGCCAACATCGCCGCGATGGCCGGACGCCCCGGCTTCGCCGACGGCGAAGACGGCTACGCCGTGCTGACCCTGCACCGGCCATCGAACGTCGACCGTCCGGAAGTGCTGCGCAGCTTGCTGGAGACGGCGCTGATCGTCTCGCGCCGCACGCCGGTGATGTTCCCGCTGCACCCGCGCACGCGCGCCATGATCGAGCGGGCCGGCCTGGGCGACCTGCTCGACCAGCCAGGCATGCTGCCGCTGCCGCCGATGGGCTACCTCGAAATGCTGGGGTTGATGCGCGGCGCCCGCGTGGTGCTGACCGATTCCGGCGGCATGCAGGAGGAGACCACCGCGCTGGGCGTCCCGTGCCTGACCCTGCGCAACAACACCGAGCGGCCGATCACGGTCGAGCAGGGCACCAACACCATCGTCGGACAGGATGCCGGCCGCATCCTGGCCGAGTACAACAAGGTGCTCAGCGGCGCCGGCAAGACGGGCCGCGTGCCGCGCTACTGGGACGGCCAGGCGGCGCGCCGCATCGTCCAGATCATGCAGCGCTGGCTCACCGAGCGCGAAGGGGCGACGCAATGA
- a CDS encoding XrtA-associated ATPase: MYENYYGLSAKPFQLRPDPHFFFGSQGHKRAMAYLEYGLSQREGFIVITGEVGAGKTTLMRNMFNGLPANEIVAAQITNTYLNTEDTLRMVLAAFGLPAEEGSKSMLLVRLEQFLRNCDKQGKRALLVVDEAQNLTARTVEELRMLSNFQSDERSLLQTFLLGQPEFRTTLNSPELRQLRQRVIATYHLGPMNGDETRAYIVHRLQTVGWRGNPCFTDGAHAAIHAYAGGIPRTTNHVCDRLLLMGFLEELDTFTEAEVATVLRDIRDETAVPDGPDSMPAMEPPGEWPPSGGMVSQGTIDERLVRVERSMVSLLHVLRKLVATPANLPQMDNIE; encoded by the coding sequence ATGTATGAGAACTATTATGGGCTCAGCGCCAAGCCGTTCCAGCTGCGCCCCGACCCCCACTTCTTTTTCGGCAGCCAGGGCCACAAGCGCGCCATGGCCTATCTCGAATACGGCCTGTCGCAGCGCGAGGGCTTCATTGTCATCACGGGCGAGGTCGGCGCCGGCAAGACCACCTTGATGCGCAATATGTTCAACGGCCTGCCGGCCAACGAGATCGTCGCCGCGCAGATTACCAACACCTACCTGAACACCGAGGACACCTTGCGCATGGTGCTGGCCGCGTTCGGCCTGCCGGCCGAGGAGGGCAGCAAGAGCATGCTGCTGGTGCGGCTGGAACAGTTCCTGCGCAACTGCGACAAGCAGGGCAAGCGCGCGCTGCTGGTCGTCGACGAGGCGCAAAACCTCACCGCACGCACCGTCGAGGAGTTGCGCATGCTGTCGAACTTCCAGTCCGACGAGCGCTCGCTGCTGCAAACCTTCCTGCTGGGACAGCCGGAGTTCCGCACCACGCTCAACAGCCCGGAACTGCGCCAGCTGCGCCAGCGCGTCATCGCCACCTACCACCTGGGGCCGATGAACGGCGACGAAACGCGCGCCTACATCGTGCACCGGCTGCAAACGGTCGGCTGGCGCGGCAATCCGTGCTTCACGGACGGCGCCCACGCGGCCATTCACGCCTACGCCGGCGGTATCCCGCGCACCACCAACCACGTCTGCGACCGCCTGCTGCTGATGGGTTTCCTCGAGGAGCTCGACACCTTCACCGAGGCCGAAGTGGCCACGGTGCTGCGCGACATCCGCGACGAGACGGCCGTGCCGGACGGACCTGACTCGATGCCGGCCATGGAGCCTCCGGGCGAGTGGCCGCCCAGCGGCGGCATGGTGTCCCAGGGAACCATAGACGAACGCCTGGTGCGCGTCGAACGCTCGATGGTGTCGCTGCTGCACGTGCTCAGAAAACTCGTCGCCACTCCTGCCAACCTGCCACAGATGGACAACATCGAATGA
- a CDS encoding TIGR03016 family PEP-CTERM system-associated outer membrane protein: protein MRLPVPTVTAAAVALLFSPACRAELKVEPSAQFQQTYTDNVSLAPPDQARSLWISELTPGITVRDDSPRLQLLAAYEARLYAYSRDDPAANQSLSHNFNGKMHAEAVAGLLFLDAAGAYRQQAVSAFGAPVAQDGADGYLTENRTNVKSYSVSPYLTHSFGRLMTGDLRYTHDVVSADTAGFNHSSADSVQASLGGTVGPRAGWGLQYYRQRVENGTGPTTISGDLGLNGSYLIAAPLRLTASIGRDQYKYESQVGDSPTGKSWSLGFGWTPSSRTSVSASFGKRFFGDSYHLDAVHRTRATAWSVRYTTDVTTSRDQFLLPASVSTFELLDRMYAGAIADPARRRQAVDAFIRANGLPLALTDSVNYLSNRYILQKQFQVSLAWTLAHSVLVLSLTDERRNALSSVQSDSALLGSSFGSLNDNSHQQGGSATFNYRLSPRSSVNLSASFNKADSLVQQASSINRAFRVALTRQLGRQLTGDLELRRQTGSVAGARGGYRENAIVFHLNQRF, encoded by the coding sequence ATGCGGCTGCCCGTGCCGACCGTCACGGCGGCGGCTGTGGCGTTGTTGTTTTCGCCCGCCTGCCGGGCCGAACTGAAGGTCGAACCGTCCGCGCAGTTCCAGCAAACCTACACCGACAACGTCAGCCTGGCACCGCCGGACCAGGCCCGCAGCCTGTGGATCAGCGAACTGACGCCGGGCATCACCGTACGCGACGACAGCCCACGCCTGCAATTGCTGGCCGCCTACGAGGCGCGCCTGTACGCCTATTCGCGCGACGACCCGGCGGCCAACCAGAGCCTGTCGCACAACTTCAACGGCAAGATGCACGCCGAAGCCGTCGCCGGCCTGTTGTTTCTGGACGCCGCCGGGGCCTACCGCCAGCAGGCGGTGTCGGCCTTCGGCGCGCCGGTGGCCCAGGACGGCGCCGACGGCTACCTGACCGAAAACCGCACCAACGTCAAAAGCTACAGCGTCAGTCCCTACCTGACGCACAGCTTCGGCCGCCTGATGACGGGCGACCTGCGCTACACGCACGACGTGGTCAGCGCCGACACCGCCGGCTTCAACCACAGCAGCGCCGACAGCGTGCAAGCCTCGCTCGGCGGCACCGTCGGCCCGCGCGCCGGCTGGGGGCTGCAATACTACCGCCAGCGGGTGGAGAACGGCACCGGCCCGACCACCATCAGCGGCGACCTTGGGTTGAACGGCTCCTACCTGATCGCCGCGCCGCTGCGCCTGACGGCCAGCATCGGCCGCGACCAGTATAAATATGAATCGCAGGTGGGCGATTCGCCGACCGGCAAGTCGTGGTCGCTCGGCTTCGGCTGGACGCCGTCGAGCCGCACCAGCGTCAGCGCCAGCTTCGGTAAGCGCTTTTTCGGCGACAGCTACCACCTCGACGCCGTGCACCGCACCCGCGCCACGGCCTGGAGCGTGCGCTATACGACCGACGTCACCACCTCGCGCGACCAGTTCCTGCTGCCGGCGTCGGTCTCGACCTTTGAACTGCTCGACCGCATGTACGCCGGCGCCATCGCCGATCCGGCGCGGCGGCGCCAGGCGGTCGACGCCTTCATCCGCGCCAACGGACTGCCGCTGGCCCTGACCGACAGCGTCAACTATCTGAGCAACCGCTACATCCTGCAAAAGCAGTTCCAGGTCTCGCTGGCCTGGACCCTGGCGCACAGCGTGCTGGTGCTGAGCCTGACGGACGAGCGCCGCAACGCGCTGTCGTCGGTGCAGTCGGACAGCGCCTTGCTGGGCAGCAGCTTCGGCAGCCTCAACGACAACAGCCACCAGCAGGGCGGCAGCGCCACCTTCAACTACCGGCTCTCGCCGCGTAGCTCGGTCAACCTGTCGGCCAGCTTCAACAAGGCCGACTCGCTGGTCCAGCAGGCCAGCAGCATCAACCGCGCCTTCCGTGTGGCGCTCACGCGCCAGCTCGGCCGCCAGCTGACCGGCGACCTCGAACTGCGCCGCCAGACCGGCAGCGTGGCCGGCGCCCGTGGTGGCTACCGCGAGAACGCCATCGTGTTTCATCTCAACCAACGCTTCTGA
- a CDS encoding XrtA-associated tyrosine autokinase, whose product MSIIERATSRMHQDAAARQGPAQGQAQGMGQGQAQIHADEAVAAALAANVGTPSPSPSDSPSRGLPPSASPAAVLRNRGNGKNIELDAVRMQAMGFITAGTRTPLMEEVRVIKRPLITRAFSPKHRSDKPANLIMITSSLPGEGKTFCAINLAMSIAMELDHTVLLVDADVARPSVLRTLGLPGQRGLMELLLDERADMSELLLHTNIDGLTLLPAGAANARATELLASQAMANLLQEMAGRYPDRIIIFDSPPLLLTTEAHVLAAHMGQIVVVVEAEKTSQHAVQESLRQLEGLHNVNLVYNKTREFPGTAAYDYQYNYTYHNGQS is encoded by the coding sequence GTGAGCATAATCGAACGAGCCACCAGCCGCATGCACCAGGACGCGGCGGCGCGCCAGGGGCCGGCGCAGGGTCAGGCGCAGGGTATGGGTCAAGGTCAGGCTCAAATCCACGCCGACGAAGCCGTCGCCGCCGCGCTGGCCGCCAACGTAGGGACGCCATCGCCGTCGCCATCGGACTCGCCGAGCCGTGGCCTGCCGCCGTCGGCGTCGCCGGCGGCCGTGCTGCGCAACCGGGGCAACGGCAAGAACATCGAACTGGACGCGGTGCGCATGCAGGCCATGGGCTTCATCACCGCTGGCACCCGCACGCCGCTGATGGAGGAGGTCCGGGTCATCAAACGCCCGCTGATCACGCGCGCCTTCTCGCCCAAGCACCGCAGCGACAAGCCGGCCAACCTGATCATGATCACCAGCTCTCTGCCGGGCGAGGGCAAGACCTTCTGCGCCATCAACCTGGCCATGAGCATCGCCATGGAGCTGGACCACACGGTGCTGCTGGTCGACGCCGACGTCGCCCGGCCGTCGGTGCTGCGCACCCTGGGCCTGCCCGGCCAGCGCGGCCTGATGGAGCTGCTGCTCGACGAGCGCGCCGACATGTCCGAACTGCTGCTGCACACCAATATCGACGGCCTGACCCTGCTGCCGGCCGGCGCCGCCAACGCGCGCGCCACCGAGCTGCTGGCCAGCCAGGCCATGGCCAACCTGCTGCAGGAGATGGCCGGGCGCTATCCCGACCGCATCATCATCTTCGATTCGCCGCCGCTGTTGCTGACCACCGAGGCGCACGTGCTGGCCGCGCACATGGGGCAGATCGTGGTGGTGGTCGAGGCCGAGAAGACCAGCCAGCACGCGGTGCAGGAATCGCTGCGCCAGCTGGAGGGCCTGCACAACGTCAACCTGGTATACAACAAGACCCGCGAGTTCCCCGGGACTGCGGCGTATGACTACCAATATAACTATACTTATCATAATGGCCAGTCCTGA
- a CDS encoding chain length-determining protein has product MAELSALLLTFLKALGKYRWYAVAVAWVVGLIGWAVVYRMPDEYQSTARVYVDTQSILKPLMAGMTTMPNIEEQVMFMRRTLISRPNVERVIRMVDLDIKTRSVNDKERLVDELTSQISISGTGNDDIYTIAYTNPDPKLGKDVVQSLLTIFVEGSVGGKKQDSDKAISFIAEQIKSYEEKLAAGENALKDFKIRNMALMSRQGGDYASKLAETTELLNQARLEAAEVEQSRNAIKRQIVGEEPAPVLGATPSEDANPELDGRIQALEKNLDQLRMQYTDEHPDIAGTKRLIDQLKARKREEASKKVRTNGANFSPMVQQMNVALSVEEARLAALQTRVREYSSRVAALRAMSTAAPEVEAELSQLNRDYAINKENYAKLVERRESARLSGDLSSASDMMTIRVIDPPSAPVMPVGPNRARLCSIVFAGALLAGLGSALLLSQIRPTFISQRSLRETTGIPILGSISMNWTDTQRLKRRRRLYAFGLAVSLFFGGYGGVMASVLWMQR; this is encoded by the coding sequence ATGGCGGAATTGAGTGCATTGCTGCTGACGTTTCTGAAAGCGCTCGGCAAGTATCGCTGGTATGCCGTGGCGGTCGCGTGGGTGGTTGGCCTGATCGGTTGGGCGGTCGTGTACCGCATGCCGGACGAGTACCAATCGACGGCCCGCGTCTATGTCGACACCCAAAGCATCCTCAAGCCCCTGATGGCAGGCATGACCACCATGCCCAACATCGAGGAGCAGGTCATGTTCATGCGCCGCACGCTGATCAGCCGGCCGAACGTCGAACGCGTCATCCGCATGGTCGATCTGGACATCAAGACGCGCAGCGTCAACGACAAGGAACGCCTGGTCGACGAGCTGACTTCGCAGATCAGCATCAGCGGCACCGGCAACGACGACATCTACACCATCGCCTACACCAATCCCGATCCCAAGCTGGGCAAGGACGTGGTGCAATCGCTGCTGACGATCTTCGTCGAGGGCAGCGTCGGCGGCAAGAAGCAGGATTCGGACAAGGCCATCTCCTTCATCGCCGAGCAGATCAAAAGCTACGAGGAAAAGCTGGCCGCCGGCGAGAACGCGCTCAAGGATTTCAAGATCCGCAACATGGCGCTGATGTCGCGCCAGGGCGGCGACTACGCCAGCAAGCTGGCCGAGACCACCGAGCTGCTCAACCAGGCGCGCCTGGAGGCGGCCGAGGTGGAGCAGTCGCGCAACGCCATCAAGCGCCAGATCGTCGGCGAGGAACCGGCGCCGGTGCTGGGCGCGACGCCGAGCGAGGACGCCAATCCCGAGCTCGACGGCCGCATCCAGGCGCTCGAGAAAAACCTCGACCAGTTGCGCATGCAATACACCGACGAGCATCCCGACATCGCCGGCACCAAGCGCCTGATCGACCAGTTGAAGGCCCGCAAGCGCGAGGAGGCGTCGAAGAAGGTGCGCACCAACGGCGCCAATTTCAGCCCGATGGTGCAGCAGATGAACGTCGCGCTGTCGGTCGAGGAGGCGCGCCTGGCCGCGCTGCAGACCCGCGTGCGCGAATACAGCAGCCGGGTGGCGGCGCTGCGCGCCATGAGCACGGCCGCGCCGGAGGTCGAGGCCGAGCTGTCGCAACTGAACCGCGACTACGCCATCAACAAGGAAAACTACGCCAAGCTGGTCGAACGGCGCGAATCGGCCCGGCTGTCGGGGGACCTGAGCTCGGCGTCGGACATGATGACCATCCGCGTCATCGATCCGCCGAGCGCGCCGGTAATGCCGGTCGGCCCCAACCGCGCGCGGCTGTGCTCGATCGTGTTCGCCGGCGCGCTGCTGGCCGGCCTGGGCTCGGCGCTGTTGCTGAGCCAGATACGGCCGACCTTCATCAGCCAGCGCTCGCTGCGCGAGACCACCGGCATTCCCATCCTTGGAAGCATTTCGATGAACTGGACCGACACCCAGCGCCTCAAGCGGCGACGCCGCCTGTACGCGTTCGGGCTGGCGGTGTCGCTGTTCTTCGGCGGCTATGGCGGCGTCATGGCATCGGTGTTGTGGATGCAGCGCTAG
- a CDS encoding serine protease: MIIIATFLSSARRTASLYALLAGAALAVSPGARAAELRETVAAVKRSVVAIGSYQPTRSPPIVYSGTGWVTGDGLSVITNAHVVPEAPDLARQESWGVVVADGQNVRFRAATLAGRDTEHDLLHLRLSGTPLPALKLADSDTAGEGQDLAFTGFPLGMVLGLHPATHRAVLAAITPMTRPAATSRQLDARAVKQLGRPPVTVFQLDAIAYPGNSGSPLYDPATGAVYGVLNMVYVKGSKENAISTPSGIGYAVPSNYVRDLLRAPSQ, encoded by the coding sequence ATGATCATAATCGCCACATTTTTAAGCAGCGCGCGCCGGACCGCCTCGCTCTACGCGTTGCTCGCGGGGGCAGCGCTTGCCGTCTCCCCGGGCGCGCGGGCGGCCGAGCTGAGGGAAACCGTGGCCGCCGTCAAGCGCTCGGTGGTGGCGATCGGCAGTTACCAGCCGACCCGCTCGCCGCCCATCGTCTACAGCGGCACCGGCTGGGTCACCGGCGACGGCCTGAGCGTGATCACCAACGCCCACGTGGTGCCGGAGGCGCCCGATCTGGCGCGCCAGGAAAGCTGGGGCGTGGTGGTGGCCGACGGCCAGAATGTCCGCTTCCGCGCGGCAACGTTGGCCGGACGCGACACCGAACACGATTTATTACACCTGCGCCTGTCGGGCACGCCGCTGCCGGCGCTCAAGCTGGCCGATTCCGACACCGCCGGCGAGGGCCAGGACTTGGCCTTCACCGGCTTCCCGCTGGGCATGGTGCTCGGTTTGCATCCCGCCACGCACCGCGCGGTGCTGGCGGCAATCACGCCGATGACGCGGCCGGCGGCGACCTCGCGCCAGCTCGACGCGCGCGCCGTCAAGCAGCTCGGACGACCGCCGGTGACGGTGTTCCAGCTCGACGCCATCGCCTATCCCGGCAACAGCGGCAGCCCGCTGTACGACCCGGCGACAGGGGCCGTCTACGGGGTCCTGAACATGGTGTACGTCAAGGGCAGCAAGGAGAACGCGATCAGCACGCCGAGCGGGATCGGCTACGCGGTGCCGTCGAACTACGTGCGCGATTTGCTGCGCGCACCGTCACAGTAA